A genomic region of Salvelinus alpinus chromosome 12, SLU_Salpinus.1, whole genome shotgun sequence contains the following coding sequences:
- the LOC139536003 gene encoding transmembrane prolyl 4-hydroxylase-like gives MVRNHIRSKMIEPQGCDDGDEHETLPLPTLPPMPRERVPLQKSSICSRSYFMVVMVFFHVYIINVIVLLLYVHYNNGPGDVLATPNRDEASGGSNHHKPPESHQQPSYSGFQRDMYLPRLEGIRVGHVQKVSLVPDKVHEMRTLSLKPLLFEIPGFLSEEECRVVVQLAQLKGLMESQVMVPEGQEELTEQLNLSPDEIFNLLDLNQDGQLQLQEILTHSRVRDGIWLTPENLREIYAGLKADPDGNGLLSLEEFRSLGSDAFQRFLQQRGVKSSQLVRNSRHTWLYQGKGAHQVLRDLKKRVTRLTRLPSALVDLSEPLQVVRYEQGGHYHAHHDSGPVYPETACTHTRLAANTSTPFETSCRYITVLFYLNSVEGGGETAFPVADNRTYEEVSLIQNDVDLMDTRKNCDKSNLRVNPTKGTAVLWYNYLSDGQGWVGEQDEYSLHGGCVVTRGTKWVANNWINIDPDYQRQARYQQLVSQQGEEDTEDEGEQSQPSPEQLHTANSHQEL, from the exons AAGAGCAGCATATGCTCCCGTTCCTACTTCATGGTGGTGATGGTCTTTTTCCATGTATACATCATCAATGTCATTGTGCTACTCCTATACGTGCACTACAACAACGGCCCAGGAGACGTACTGGCCACTCCGAACAGGGATGAGGCAAGCGGGGGGAGCAATCATCACAAGCCCCCCGAGTCCCATCAGCAACCGTCATATTCTGGCTTTCAGCGGGACATGTACCTTCCACGCCTAGAGGGCATACGG GTGGGCCATGTCCAGAAGGTGTCACTGGTGCCAGACAAAGTGCATGAGATGCGGACTCTGAGCCTGAAGCCCCTACTGTTTG agatccCAGGGTTCCTGTCTGAGGAGGAGTGTCGTGTGGTGGTGCAGCTGGCCCAGCTGAAGGGCCTGATGGAGAGCCAGGTGATGGTGCCTGAAGGACAGGAGGAGCTGACGGAGCAGCTCAACCTCAGCCCTGATGAGATTTTCAACCTGCTGGACCTCAATCAGGACGGACAGCTACAACTCCAGGAG ATATTGACCCATTCACGAGTGAGGGATGGGATCTGGCTGACACCAGAGAATCTGAGAGAGATCTATGCTGGACTGAAGGCTGACCCTGACGGTAATG GCCTGCTGAGCCTGGAGGAGTTCAGGAGTCTGGGCAGTGATGCGTTCCAGCGGTTCTTGCAGCAGCGTGGGGTGAAGAGCAGCCAGCTGGTCAGGAACAGCAGACACACCTGGCTGTACCAGGGAAAGGGGGCACACCAGGTACTCCGAGACCTcaagaagag gGTGACCCGTCTGACCCGGCTGCCCTCTGCGTTGGTGGATCTGAGTGAGCCACTCCAGGTGGTGCGTTATGAGCAGGGTGGTCACTACCACGCCCACCACGACAGCGGCCCTGTCTACCCTGAGacagcctgcacacacacacgcctcgcTGCCAACACCTCCACACCCTTCGAGACCTCCTGCAG GTACATCACAGTTCTCTTCTACCTAAACTCTGTTGAGGGGGGTGGGGAGACCGCGTTCCCTGTGGCAGACAACAGGACATATGAGGAAGTG TCTCTGATTCAGAACGATGTGGATCTTATGGACACGAGGAAGAACTGTGATAAGAGCAACTTGAGGGTGAACCCTACTAAAGGGACAGCTGTGTTATGGTACAATTACCTCTCTGACGGACAAG GCTGGGTGGGGGAGCAGGATGAGTACTCTCTGCACGGCGGCTGTGTGGTCACCCGTGGGACTAAGTGGGTGGCCAATAACTGGATCAACATCGACCCGGACTATCAGCGCCAGGCTCGCTACCAGCAGCTGGTGTCACAGCAGGGGgaggaggacacagaggatgAGGGGGAGCAGTCTCAGCCCAGCCCTGAACAACTGCACACTGCTAACTCCCATCAGGAACTGTAG
- the LOC139536004 gene encoding kelch repeat and BTB domain-containing protein 12-like: MDLRAKHSLGLLDQLRKMRETEKLTDVVLVAEDISFPCHRVVLSAFSPYFRVMFTCGLRECSTREVFLRDTPADSLGLLLNYMYCSELPLNNANVQGVSVAAFLLQMDEVFNRCQSHMRENMDASNCLGVYYYARDLGAEELADHAQRYLRTHFVQVCMSEEILELEAHKLGALLSSDDLNVSREETILDVVLRWVRQDTLGDGVEDGRSRHLAELLRKVRLPLVAPDYLKETMKRNMSLLADAECLGMMEEALEATGMHPAVAPRKLKLRYGMETTDLLLCIGNEGGGIRSRYGNYSERSFCYAPSTGRTYYITSPRYGDVLGVVCAGVVTEGNEIVVAGEAGVRKMARQTDRNVEIFRYRVEAQGTWEHLSSAEYRDSYALGALGDTIYLLGGQMKLKNQYLITNCVERWSLQGGPWRSAAPLPMPLAYHSVVHLKDRLYVLGGRTPQSWRMDDEPDRLSNRLLEYDPETNKWTELGPMKHSKYRCSAVVLNGEIYVMGGIGCEGVDRGQSRRCLDAVEIYNPDGDFWRDGPTMPSPQISLRSNASNAGVVGGKLYVCGYNKGADCHEDIIKDILELDPWENCWTVVARHVLMHDAYDVCLVASLNPRELMSPPADLVTQ, from the exons ATGGATCTGAGAGCTAAACATAGTCTGGGTCTTCTGGACCAGCTGAGGAAgatgagggagacagagaagcTGACAGATGTGGTGTTGGTGGCTGAGGACATCAGCTTCCCCTGCCATCGCGTGGTCCTCTCAGCCTTCAGCCCTTACTTCCGGGTCATGTTCACCTGTGGCCTGCGGGAGTGCAGTACTAGGGAGGTATTTCTGCGTGACACCCCAGCCGATAGCCTGGGTCTATTGTTGAACTACATGTACTGTTCTGAGCTCCCACTCAACAACGCCAATGTACAGGGGGTGTCCGTTGCCGCCTTCCTTCTACAGATGGACGAGGTATTCAACCGCTGCCAGAGCCACATGAGGGAGAACATGGACGCTTCCAACTGCCTCGGGGTGTACTACTATGCCCGCGACCTTGGAGCCGAGGAGCTGGCCGACCATGCCCAGAGATACCTACGGACGCACTTCGTTCAGGTGTGTATGAGCGAGGAGATTCTAGAACTAGAGGCCCATAAACTGGGGGCGCTGCTGAGCTCCGACGACCTCAACGTGTCACGGGAGGAGACCATCCTGGATGTGGTGCTGCGCTGGGTCAGACAGGACACTCTAGGAGATGGGGTGGAGGACGGGCGGAGTAGACACCTGGCTGAGCTCTTGAGGAAGGTGCGCCTCCCCCTGGTGGCCCCTGACTACCTGAAGGAGACCATGAAGAGGAATATGTCCCTTCTGGCAGATGCAGAGTGTCTGGGGATGATGGAGGAGGCTCTGGAGGCCACTGGGATGCACCCTGCAGTTGCTCCAAGGAAACTGAAGCTCCGCTATGGGATGGAGACCACAGATTTGCTACTTTGCATCGGCAACGAGGGCGGAGGGATCCGATCGCGGTATGGAAATTATTCAGAACGCAGCTTCTGCTATGCCCCCTCCACGGGCCGGACCTACTATATCACATCCCCGCGCTACGGAGATGTTCTGGGAGTCGTGTGTGCCGGGGTCGTCACCGAGGGCAACGAGATTGTGGTGGCTGGGGAGGCAGGGGTGAGGAAAATGGCCAGGCAAACGGACAGGAATGTGGAGATATTCAG GTACAGGGTGGAGGCCCAAGGGACCTGGGAGCACCTGAGCTCAGCTGAATACCGAGACTCATACGCACTGGGGGCGCTGGGTGATACTATTTACCTGCTGGGAGGCCAGATGAAGCTGAAGAACCAGTACCTCATCACCAACTGTGTGGAACGCTGGTCCCTGCAGGGTGGGCCCTGGCGTAGTGCCGCCCCGCTACCCATGCCACTGGCCTATCATAGCGTGGTCCATCTGAAGGACCGCCTCTACGTGCTCGGGGGTCGAACTCCACAG TCCTGGCGGATGGATGACGAGCCAGACCGCTTGAGCAACCGTCTGTTGGAGTATGACCCTGAGACAAACAAGTGGACAGAGCTGGGTCCCATGAAGCACTCTAAGTACCGCTGTAGTGCTGTGGTGCTCAATGGGGAAATCTACGTGATGG GGGGCATCGGCTGTGAGGGGGTAGATCGTGGGCAGTCCCGTCGTTGCCTTGATGCTGTGGAGATCTACAACCCCGATGGAGACTTCTGGAGAGATGGGCCCACTATGCCCTCTCCGCAGATATCCCTACGCAGCAATGCCTCCAACGCCGGTGTGGTGGGGGGCAAGCTATATGTGTGCGGATACAACAAGGGAGCTG ATTGTCATGAGGACATAATCAAGGACATCCTGGAACTAGACCCATGGGAGAACTGCTGGACCGTGGTGGCCCGCCATGTTCTGATGCATGATGCCTACGACGTCTGCTTGGTGGCAAGCCTCAATCCCCGGGAGCTCATGTCTCCCCCGGCAGACCTAGTAACTCAGTGA